A region of Clostridium acetobutylicum ATCC 824 DNA encodes the following proteins:
- a CDS encoding HEAT repeat domain-containing protein → MEKYFNKLDEIEEKEEFNEYDFEVLKYFSRNSNSDVRCRVAEILFSKVNKEGEEILINLIDDKNELVRINACDSLCSSNSQKILQLLKSKVLEDKSYLVRGYALVSISEIAVRINHDIREFLICALEKEEVKWVKINFYKALYMVGETTYLKLLIEELNNEYHGIRCAVVNILTEIISRENLEVIMKALKKRLKVEEVMSVKTEIEDFIALEPVVLEHKRTSMKTL, encoded by the coding sequence ATGGAAAAGTACTTTAATAAGTTAGACGAGATTGAAGAAAAAGAAGAGTTTAATGAATATGATTTTGAAGTTTTAAAATATTTCTCGAGAAATTCTAATAGTGATGTAAGATGTAGAGTAGCTGAAATTTTATTTTCTAAGGTTAATAAAGAGGGAGAAGAAATATTAATTAATTTGATAGATGATAAGAATGAATTAGTAAGAATAAATGCTTGTGATTCACTTTGTAGCAGTAATTCACAAAAGATTCTTCAGCTTTTAAAGAGTAAGGTTTTAGAGGATAAAAGCTATTTGGTAAGAGGCTATGCATTAGTATCCATATCAGAGATTGCAGTCAGAATAAACCACGATATAAGAGAATTTCTTATATGTGCACTTGAAAAAGAAGAGGTTAAGTGGGTAAAAATTAACTTTTATAAGGCTTTGTATATGGTAGGAGAGACTACATATTTAAAGCTACTTATAGAGGAACTAAATAACGAATACCACGGAATTAGGTGCGCGGTTGTAAATATATTAACCGAAATAATTTCTCGAGAAAATCTTGAAGTTATAATGAAAGCTTTAAAGAAAAGGCTTAAGGTTGAAGAGGTAATGTCAGTTAAAACGGAAATAGAGGATTTTATAGCCTTAGAGCCTGTAGTATTGGAACACAAAAGAACGTCAATGAAGACACTATAG
- a CDS encoding ABC transporter permease, whose product MKVSVEHQNYIKKLKREKHKITLTRILILISIFVLWEIAGDLNIIDPFLTSTPSRMLQSLIKIYGEGALFTHIGITCFETVVGFLLSTILGTFIAILLWWSDFASKVLDPYLVVLNSLPKIALAPIIIFWMGNGIKAIIVITVLISIVVTIITVLNSFKEVEDEKIKLMKTFGANKFQILKHLIIPSSIPTLMSALKINVGLSWVGVIMGEFLVAKEGLGFLIVYGGQISELDMVMMSIIILSILAYLMYVAVAIFEKRLQKRF is encoded by the coding sequence ATGAAGGTTAGCGTTGAACATCAAAACTACATTAAAAAATTAAAACGAGAGAAGCATAAAATTACTCTAACACGAATTCTTATACTGATTTCTATATTTGTTCTTTGGGAAATAGCCGGTGATTTAAATATAATAGATCCTTTTTTAACAAGCACTCCTTCAAGAATGCTCCAAAGTCTAATTAAAATTTATGGAGAAGGAGCTTTATTTACACACATAGGTATAACTTGTTTTGAAACTGTAGTTGGCTTTCTTTTAAGTACTATTTTAGGTACCTTCATAGCAATACTTCTATGGTGGTCGGATTTTGCCTCAAAAGTTTTAGATCCTTATCTAGTTGTACTAAACTCTCTTCCTAAGATTGCCTTAGCTCCAATAATAATCTTCTGGATGGGAAATGGAATAAAAGCAATAATAGTAATTACAGTTTTAATATCAATCGTTGTAACCATAATAACTGTATTAAATAGTTTTAAAGAAGTTGAAGATGAAAAAATAAAGCTTATGAAAACCTTTGGTGCAAATAAATTTCAGATTCTAAAACATTTAATAATTCCTTCTTCAATCCCAACTTTAATGTCAGCATTAAAAATAAACGTTGGTTTATCTTGGGTTGGTGTAATAATGGGAGAATTCCTGGTAGCAAAAGAAGGCCTTGGTTTCTTAATTGTTTATGGCGGACAAATTTCTGAACTAGACATGGTAATGATGAGTATAATAATACTCTCAATTCTAGCTTACCTAATGTATGTAGCTGTAGCCATTTTTGAAAAGAGACTACAAAAAAGATTTTAA
- a CDS encoding ABC transporter ATP-binding protein, giving the protein MDKVYIKNVSVNYHSVSAETKALKNISFKVPDGDFVSIVGPSGCGKSTLLNIIAGLLKPSSGEVFIDNILVKGVSPKIGYMFQKDNLFQWLSVWDNVALGLKIKKELNDKTKQKIEELLEKYDLKDFKDHHPNELSGGMRQRVALIRTLVLDPEVLLLDEPFSALDYQTRLNVGSEICEIIKTECKTAIMVTHDIAEAVSISKRVIVLSKRPATLKKDVKITLPDVSPIKRRECPDFSLYFNDVWKEMDINEG; this is encoded by the coding sequence ATGGATAAGGTATATATAAAAAATGTATCTGTTAATTATCACTCAGTTTCAGCAGAGACAAAAGCACTAAAGAATATAAGTTTCAAAGTACCAGATGGTGATTTTGTAAGCATTGTAGGGCCCTCCGGCTGCGGAAAATCTACTCTTTTAAATATAATTGCTGGACTTTTAAAGCCTTCTTCGGGAGAAGTTTTTATCGACAATATATTAGTAAAGGGAGTATCTCCTAAGATAGGTTACATGTTTCAAAAGGATAATCTATTTCAATGGCTAAGTGTATGGGATAATGTTGCTCTAGGTCTTAAAATAAAGAAAGAATTAAATGATAAAACAAAACAGAAGATTGAAGAACTTTTAGAAAAGTATGATCTTAAGGATTTTAAAGATCATCATCCAAATGAATTATCTGGAGGAATGCGACAAAGAGTTGCTCTCATAAGAACTCTTGTACTTGATCCTGAAGTACTCCTTTTAGACGAACCTTTTTCAGCTTTAGATTATCAAACCAGGCTAAACGTTGGAAGCGAAATATGTGAAATTATAAAAACTGAGTGCAAAACTGCTATAATGGTAACTCATGACATAGCCGAAGCAGTCTCTATTTCTAAAAGAGTAATTGTGCTTTCCAAGCGTCCAGCGACACTAAAGAAAGATGTAAAAATAACTCTTCCTGATGTATCTCCTATTAAAAGACGTGAGTGTCCTGATTTTTCACTGTATTTTAATGATGTTTGGAAGGAGATGGATATCAATGAAGGTTAG
- a CDS encoding ABC transporter substrate-binding protein, with the protein MKKAYFKLLTLFTLLLCITFTGCSKPTNSSLTTVRLNEVTRSIFYAPMYVAIKNGYFKENGINLDLSTGEGADKTMQQVLSKSADIGFCGPEQVIYIYNKHRKDYPIVFAKLTQKDGSFLVGRHENKSFTWKNLKGKTVIGGRPGGVPEMAFEYALKSNGLKPGKDVNIITNINFSSVGGAFKGGTGDYATLFEPTGSLLEQSKAGYINASVGTAAGYLPYTCFFTTKSYINKNPKVIQGFTNAIYKGQLWMSKHSDKETASLIKSFFPGSSTTLIQNSIKNYKSIDAYASNPLLKEEEMNRFMDIIQSYDKDLIKTRPAFNTITNEKFAKEAIKNIK; encoded by the coding sequence ATGAAGAAAGCTTATTTTAAACTATTAACATTGTTTACTTTATTATTATGCATTACCTTTACAGGTTGTTCAAAACCAACTAATAGTTCATTAACTACTGTAAGACTAAATGAGGTTACTCGCTCTATTTTCTATGCCCCAATGTATGTTGCCATAAAAAACGGATACTTCAAAGAAAACGGAATAAATCTTGACCTTTCTACTGGTGAAGGTGCCGATAAGACTATGCAGCAGGTTTTAAGTAAAAGTGCTGACATAGGTTTTTGTGGTCCTGAACAGGTTATATATATTTACAACAAACATAGAAAAGATTACCCTATAGTTTTTGCTAAGCTTACACAAAAGGATGGTTCATTTCTTGTAGGCAGACATGAAAATAAATCTTTTACTTGGAAAAATCTAAAGGGTAAAACAGTAATAGGCGGTAGACCTGGAGGAGTACCTGAAATGGCTTTTGAGTATGCACTTAAAAGCAATGGTTTAAAGCCAGGCAAGGACGTAAATATAATAACTAATATAAACTTTTCTTCTGTCGGTGGAGCCTTTAAAGGGGGTACTGGTGATTATGCAACCTTATTTGAACCTACAGGAAGCCTTTTAGAACAAAGTAAAGCTGGATATATAAATGCATCTGTTGGAACTGCTGCTGGATATCTTCCATATACCTGTTTCTTCACTACCAAATCTTATATAAACAAAAACCCAAAAGTAATACAGGGTTTTACTAATGCCATTTACAAAGGACAGCTTTGGATGAGTAAACACTCTGATAAAGAAACAGCATCACTAATAAAATCATTTTTTCCTGGAAGCAGCACAACTTTAATACAAAACTCTATAAAAAACTATAAAAGTATAGATGCTTATGCATCAAATCCACTTCTTAAAGAAGAAGAAATGAATAGATTTATGGATATAATTCAGTCTTATGACAAAGATCTCATTAAAACTAGACCTGCCTTTAACACTATAACAAATGAGAAATTTGCTAAAGAAGCCATTAAAAATATAAAGTAA
- the ppx gene encoding exopolyphosphatase produces MILKHIGIIDVGSNSVRLLFAEITSKSSFKILTEFKEYVRLGSGFDSKGNITDNKIDSLISVLNLYKNFCNRFEDTEMVVTATEAFRRAKNQESIIQTVKNNLNLNIRVLSGEEEAYYDYFAAINTLDIKDGLIMDIGGSSTELILVANRTLKECVSLQFGAITLIEKFNIKDSIDEKQEKMLKDFLLESFSSIPWLKSISSTTLIGIGGSIRNIGKISKKQKDYPLNLIHNYIMPAKSAEDIYNDVKNKTLEQRKKIKGLSKDRADIFVGASLAVSMLVNILSINEIIICRNGLREGLLLSKLFHKKPIDNILDFSINNVLINNSINITHSFHVYKLTSLLFSSLQSVHKINISLDKVIKTASMFHNAGVNISYYYHHRHSAYIILNSSLYGISHKECVMSACIDIYQRSENIQSMLNEYGNMLEKEDIYAIKVIGILLRIAENLDKDLSGSIYDLKCIVDDAVVIIKTYSKEPSDFLISEAQNSSGLFKNTFNKSLYIV; encoded by the coding sequence ATGATATTGAAGCATATTGGAATAATTGATGTAGGCTCAAATTCTGTAAGACTTCTGTTTGCAGAAATAACAAGTAAAAGTTCCTTTAAAATACTAACTGAATTTAAAGAATATGTAAGACTAGGCTCTGGTTTTGATTCTAAAGGAAATATTACTGATAACAAAATAGACTCTTTAATAAGTGTTCTAAATTTGTATAAAAATTTTTGCAATAGGTTTGAAGATACAGAAATGGTTGTAACTGCTACAGAAGCTTTTAGGAGAGCTAAAAATCAAGAGTCTATTATACAAACTGTAAAGAATAACCTAAATTTAAATATAAGAGTCCTTTCAGGAGAAGAAGAAGCTTATTATGATTATTTTGCCGCAATAAATACCTTAGATATAAAGGATGGCCTTATAATGGATATTGGTGGTTCAAGTACAGAACTTATATTAGTAGCAAACAGAACTTTAAAAGAATGCGTGAGTCTTCAATTTGGTGCCATAACTTTAATTGAAAAGTTTAATATTAAAGATTCTATAGATGAGAAGCAAGAGAAAATGCTAAAAGATTTTTTACTAGAAAGCTTTTCCAGCATTCCATGGCTAAAAAGTATTTCCTCAACTACTTTAATAGGTATAGGAGGAAGTATCCGAAACATAGGAAAAATATCAAAGAAACAAAAAGATTATCCTCTTAATTTAATACACAATTACATTATGCCTGCAAAATCTGCAGAGGACATATATAATGATGTAAAAAATAAAACACTTGAGCAGAGAAAAAAAATAAAGGGACTATCAAAGGACAGAGCTGATATCTTTGTAGGCGCCTCCTTAGCAGTATCTATGCTAGTAAATATTTTAAGCATAAATGAAATTATAATTTGCAGAAATGGCTTGAGAGAAGGTCTTTTACTATCAAAATTATTTCATAAAAAACCAATAGATAATATACTAGACTTTTCCATAAACAATGTACTTATCAACAACAGTATAAATATTACCCACAGCTTTCACGTTTACAAACTCACAAGTCTACTGTTTTCATCATTACAGTCTGTGCACAAAATTAATATATCACTTGATAAAGTCATAAAAACAGCATCAATGTTTCATAATGCTGGAGTAAATATATCTTACTATTATCATCACAGGCATTCCGCATACATAATACTAAATTCCTCCTTATACGGTATTTCCCATAAAGAATGCGTAATGAGCGCATGCATTGACATATACCAAAGAAGTGAAAACATACAATCTATGTTAAATGAATACGGTAATATGCTTGAAAAAGAAGACATTTACGCAATAAAAGTTATAGGGATACTTTTAAGAATTGCTGAAAATCTTGATAAGGATCTATCCGGTTCAATATACGATTTAAAGTGTATAGTCGACGATGCTGTTGTTATAATAAAAACCTATTCTAAAGAGCCATCAGATTTCCTTATAAGTGAAGCTCAAAATTCCTCTGGCTTATTCAAAAATACTTTCAACAAGTCTCTTTATATAGTATAA